The stretch of DNA TCTCCCGAGCGCGCCGGCCGGCACCTCGTACGTCATGTCCACGTGCACCTCGGTGCCCCGGTCGCCGGGGGCGGGCACGAACCGCACCGTCCCGCGGGTGCCGACGCGCCCGCCGGTGGACCGCCAGGACAGGCGCTCGCCCGGCACGTCCTCGGTGGTCTCCGCGTCCCAGGACACCGTGCGCCCGAACGGCGCGGTCGCCGTCCAGCGGCTGGTGCGCGGACCCGTCACGCGCACCTCCTCGAGGTGCGCCATGAACCGCGGCAGGTCCTCGAGGCGCCAGGCGTCGTACGCCGCGCGCGGGCCGGTGCGGACGGTCGTCGTGGCGTGCAGGTGCACGCCGGAGCCCCTCCTGCTGCGGGTCAGCGCCGCGTAGAGGTCGACCGCCGCGATGCCGGCGAGCGCCGCCGCGGTGGCCCGGCCCCGCGGGTCCGGCCGCGCCTCGAGCGAGCGTCCGACGAGCGCGAGGTCCACCGCGTCGCCCGCGACGCGCGCCCACAGCCACGCCGGACGCGGCCGGGCGAGGAGCG from Vallicoccus soli encodes:
- a CDS encoding SRPBCC family protein encodes the protein MGRRTGLDGDGLARTLGWASLGLGVPLVAAPGATLRAAGLVDGAQERAAALGVGVRELAAAAALLARPRPAWLWARVAGDAVDLALVGRSLEARPDPRGRATAAALAGIAAVDLYAALTRSRRGSGVHLHATTTVRTGPRAAYDAWRLEDLPRFMAHLEEVRVTGPRTSRWTATAPFGRTVSWDAETTEDVPGERLSWRSTGGRVGTRGTVRFVPAPGDRGTEVHVDMTYEVPAGALGRAVARWAGEEPHQQLDDDLRRYKQVVETGEVVRSEGAPGGKRARHEFPQHPAQPLSAHELEEVRA